In Artemia franciscana unplaced genomic scaffold, ASM3288406v1 Scaffold_1788, whole genome shotgun sequence, the following are encoded in one genomic region:
- the LOC136042693 gene encoding uncharacterized protein LOC136042693, with product MEQIFTLRQLIEKTREFQQKAYHAFVDFKAAFNSVDRQSLWLILKTTGLPAKYCNLFERLHKGTESCRQVSGRHSSSFESNTRVRQGCSTAAELFNCVIDYIMTCTINRLQLRLHYGNRVLSDADYANDLALVSDSPSKLREALEILADEALKIGFSINWQKPKVMFVEPHNSLRPP from the coding sequence atggagcaaatattcacaCTGAGGCAGCTGATAGAAAAGACTcgagaatttcaacaaaaagcataTCATGCCTTTGTGGATTTCAAGGCTGCTTTCAATTCTGTCGACCGGCAATCACTCTGGCTCATATTGAAAACAACAGGACTACCAGCAAAGTACTGCAACCTTTTTGAGCGGCTCCACAAAGGGACAGAGAGCTGCAGGCAAGTCAGTGGCAGACACAGCTCATCTTTTGAAAGCAATACTAGAGTCCGTCAGGGCTGTTCTACTGCTGCAGAGCTATTTAATTGTGTCATTGACTACATTATGACTTGTACCATAAACCGCCTCCAGCTGAGGTTGCATTACGGCAATAGAGTACTTTCAGATGCTGACTATGCCAATGACCTTGCTCTTGTCTCTGATTCACCGTCGAAGCTCAGAGAAGCCCTAGAGATCCTTGCTGATGAAGCCTTAAAGATAGGGTTTTCGATTAATTGGCAGAAGCCAAAAGTGATGTTTGTTGAACCCCATAACTCACTGCGTCCCCCGTGA